The Claveliimonas bilis genome window below encodes:
- a CDS encoding putative ABC transporter permease has protein sequence MKTAVNRMENLLLSIRPSASLEYQKHYSFPSLVLIFFTFSGIGWLWEVLLHLVMDGMFINRGVLTGPWLPIYGTGGVLILLVLKKWQDRPLRLFGMTMLLCGIIEYFSGLALETLFQVRWWNYSDMLFEIQGRVCLTGLLIFGIGGLAIVYIIAPKLEGIFSRIPQKYLCLLCAALLLIFAADIAVSFLHPNTGFGITTAI, from the coding sequence ATGAAAACTGCTGTAAACCGTATGGAAAACCTGCTTTTATCCATCCGTCCGTCTGCTTCTTTGGAATATCAGAAACACTATTCCTTCCCGTCGCTTGTTCTGATCTTCTTTACCTTTTCCGGTATTGGATGGCTGTGGGAAGTCCTCCTTCATCTTGTTATGGACGGCATGTTCATCAACCGCGGCGTCCTGACCGGTCCGTGGCTGCCGATTTACGGGACCGGCGGAGTCCTGATCCTTCTTGTGCTGAAGAAATGGCAGGACCGTCCGCTCCGCCTCTTCGGCATGACGATGCTGTTGTGCGGCATCATCGAATACTTTTCCGGACTGGCTCTGGAAACTTTATTCCAAGTCCGCTGGTGGAACTATTCGGACATGCTTTTTGAGATCCAGGGAAGAGTCTGCCTGACAGGACTTCTGATCTTCGGCATCGGCGGACTTGCCATCGTATATATCATCGCTCCAAAGCTTGAAGGGATATTTTCCCGCATCCCCCAAAAATACCTCTGCCTTCTCTGCGCGGCTCTTCTTCTTATTTTTGCTGCCGACATTGCCGTATCCTTTCTGCATCCCAATACAGGATTCGGTATTACAACCGCCATCTGA
- a CDS encoding NAD(P)H-dependent flavin oxidoreductase: MKIEPLKLGEITAKLPVIQGGMGVGISLGGLAGAVAKEGGIGIISAAQIGYREPDFDRDPKAANLRAITTEYEKARKISPDGVIGFNLMVAMKFYEDYVREVIKAGADLIISGAGLPMDLPRIAKKAETEYKRDRKVLLAPIVSTEKSARVILRYWDRKYQRIPDLLVIEGPLAGGHLGFTKDQLEHFGKDSYEEEIRNILEAVREFEEKYGRKIPVALAGGIEGKEQVKRAFELGADAVQVATRFVTTEECDADIRYKEAYIKAEKGDIIIVKSPVGMPGRAIRNAFMERVIKEGKIPHSPCHQCLHSCNPKEIPYCITDALINAAKGETEQALLFCGAYAYKAKRIETVKEVIASLLPEPV; the protein is encoded by the coding sequence ATGAAAATAGAGCCATTAAAGCTGGGAGAGATTACAGCAAAACTCCCGGTGATCCAGGGAGGAATGGGAGTGGGCATCAGCCTTGGCGGTCTTGCCGGGGCTGTTGCCAAAGAGGGAGGAATCGGAATCATTTCCGCAGCACAGATTGGATATCGGGAACCGGATTTTGACCGGGATCCCAAAGCGGCCAACCTAAGAGCGATAACGACAGAGTATGAGAAGGCACGAAAGATCTCGCCGGATGGTGTGATCGGCTTCAATCTGATGGTGGCTATGAAATTTTATGAGGACTATGTCAGGGAAGTGATCAAAGCAGGAGCAGATCTTATCATATCGGGAGCGGGCCTTCCCATGGATCTGCCGAGGATCGCAAAAAAAGCAGAGACAGAATATAAAAGAGACAGAAAAGTACTGCTTGCACCCATTGTTTCCACAGAAAAGTCTGCCCGCGTTATCTTAAGGTACTGGGACAGAAAATATCAGAGGATTCCGGATCTTCTGGTAATAGAAGGACCTCTTGCAGGGGGGCACCTTGGATTTACTAAAGATCAGCTGGAGCATTTTGGCAAAGATTCCTATGAAGAGGAAATCCGGAATATACTGGAAGCGGTGAGAGAATTTGAAGAAAAATACGGCCGGAAAATCCCGGTAGCCCTTGCAGGCGGAATAGAGGGAAAAGAGCAGGTAAAACGGGCATTTGAGCTGGGAGCAGACGCCGTACAGGTGGCGACACGCTTCGTAACCACAGAAGAATGTGATGCGGATATCCGATATAAGGAAGCTTATATAAAAGCGGAAAAAGGGGATATTATCATTGTAAAAAGCCCGGTGGGAATGCCGGGAAGGGCAATCCGGAACGCGTTTATGGAGAGGGTCATAAAGGAAGGAAAAATTCCTCACAGTCCCTGCCATCAGTGCCTTCATTCCTGTAATCCAAAGGAGATACCATATTGTATCACAGACGCACTGATCAACGCGGCAAAAGGAGAGACGGAACAGGCTCTTCTCTTTTGCGGAGCATATGCCTATAAGGCAAAAAGGATCGAAACAGTGAAAGAAGTCATTGCCTCTTTGCTGCCGGAACCGGTATAA
- a CDS encoding NAD-dependent protein deacylase, producing MYEEEIKKLQEIIDDSERIVFFGGAGVSTESGIPDFRSADGIYHQQYKYAPEQVVSHSFFVRHTEAFYDFYKEKMVCLEAKPNQAHKKLAELEEKGKLAAVITQNIDGLHQMAGSRKVYELHGSVHRNYCQKCGKFYDAAYVKESRGVPRCQCGGIIKPDVVLYEESLDGSTIRGSIEAISSADTLIIGGTSLVVYPAAGFIDYFHEKHLVVINKSATAKEVGAELSIAAPIGEILGQIQVR from the coding sequence ATGTATGAAGAAGAGATAAAAAAGCTGCAGGAAATTATTGATGACAGTGAAAGGATCGTATTTTTTGGAGGGGCAGGTGTGTCTACAGAAAGCGGAATACCTGACTTCAGAAGCGCTGACGGTATTTATCACCAGCAGTATAAATACGCTCCGGAGCAGGTTGTAAGCCACAGCTTTTTTGTGCGTCATACGGAAGCGTTTTATGATTTTTATAAAGAGAAGATGGTATGTCTTGAGGCGAAGCCGAATCAGGCTCACAAAAAGCTGGCAGAGCTGGAGGAGAAGGGAAAGCTTGCGGCGGTCATCACCCAGAATATTGACGGACTTCATCAGATGGCAGGAAGCCGAAAGGTGTATGAGCTCCACGGCAGCGTTCACCGGAATTACTGCCAGAAATGCGGAAAATTCTATGACGCAGCCTATGTAAAAGAATCCCGGGGAGTTCCCAGATGCCAGTGCGGCGGGATCATCAAGCCGGATGTGGTACTCTATGAGGAGAGTCTGGACGGATCTACCATCCGGGGAAGCATAGAGGCTATCAGCAGCGCCGATACGCTGATCATTGGAGGCACATCCCTGGTAGTATACCCGGCGGCAGGCTTTATCGACTATTTTCACGAAAAACATCTGGTGGTAATCAATAAGAGCGCCACTGCAAAAGAAGTGGGGGCAGAACTTAGTATTGCGGCGCCTATCGGAGAAATATTGGGACAGATCCAGGTAAGATAA
- a CDS encoding MarR family winged helix-turn-helix transcriptional regulator has product MDAYKTINDILVNLINEIWELEEKAIITEEFKDLTNNDMHVIEAIGPEEGNNMSSIAKKLNITVGSLTTAMNSLVNKSYVSRSRSEKDRRVVYVKLTEKGIRAYQHHEDYHRQMTEAILAKLSEDEIPVLMKTLDGLSEFFRGYSQKS; this is encoded by the coding sequence ATGGATGCATACAAAACGATCAACGATATCCTGGTGAATCTTATCAACGAAATCTGGGAGTTGGAAGAAAAAGCGATCATTACAGAAGAATTTAAAGATCTCACCAACAATGATATGCATGTCATAGAAGCGATCGGCCCAGAGGAAGGTAACAATATGTCATCCATTGCAAAAAAACTGAATATTACGGTAGGATCGTTGACGACAGCTATGAACAGCCTTGTAAACAAATCTTATGTTTCAAGAAGCAGAAGCGAAAAAGACCGGCGAGTTGTCTATGTAAAGCTTACAGAAAAAGGTATCCGTGCCTATCAGCACCACGAAGATTATCATCGCCAGATGACAGAAGCGATCCTGGCGAAGCTAAGCGAAGATGAGATTCCGGTCCTGATGAAAACCCTGGACGGATTGTCTGAATTTTTCCGGGGGTACAGTCAGAAATCATAA